The following are encoded in a window of Saccharothrix longispora genomic DNA:
- a CDS encoding DUF1206 domain-containing protein codes for MVCYGVVHVLLAALTAQVVFGDSGERTDQKGAVALLSETGFGPFLLWVIAIGLFAFAVWQVTMAVSGYSWETEKRKRVYHRFGSVGRAITATAIGIAAVNYATGSSQSNSTQQSQEWTAKFLALPFGQVIVGIAALAIIALGFMVARKGVKKSFERDLDMSELPAGSRKWVERTGRIGWIGKGIAYALIGVLVGLAALNADASESGGLDKALHTLAAQPYGVFLLAVIALGFLGFGVYCFAAAKAHKV; via the coding sequence ATGGTCTGCTACGGGGTCGTACACGTGCTCTTGGCGGCGTTGACGGCGCAGGTCGTGTTCGGTGACTCCGGTGAGCGCACCGACCAGAAGGGCGCGGTGGCCCTCCTCTCCGAGACCGGCTTCGGCCCGTTCCTGCTGTGGGTCATCGCGATCGGCCTGTTCGCCTTCGCGGTGTGGCAGGTCACCATGGCCGTCTCCGGCTACAGCTGGGAGACCGAGAAGCGCAAGCGCGTCTACCACCGGTTCGGTTCGGTGGGTCGTGCCATCACCGCCACCGCGATCGGCATCGCGGCGGTGAACTACGCGACCGGCTCGTCGCAGAGCAACTCCACCCAGCAGTCCCAGGAGTGGACCGCGAAGTTCCTCGCGCTGCCGTTCGGGCAGGTCATCGTGGGCATCGCGGCGCTGGCGATCATCGCCCTGGGCTTCATGGTGGCGCGCAAGGGCGTGAAGAAGTCCTTCGAGCGCGACCTGGACATGTCCGAGCTGCCCGCGGGCAGCCGCAAGTGGGTCGAGCGCACCGGCCGCATCGGCTGGATCGGCAAGGGCATCGCGTACGCCCTGATCGGCGTCCTGGTCGGCCTGGCCGCGCTCAACGCCGACGCGTCGGAGTCCGGCGGGTTGGACAAGGCGCTGCACACCCTGGCGGCCCAGCCGTACGGGGTCTTCCTGCTGGCCGTGATCGCGCTGGGCTTCCTCGGCTTCGGCGTCTACTGCTTCGCGGCGGCCAAGGCCCACAAGGTCTGA